One region of Fusobacterium periodonticum 1_1_41FAA genomic DNA includes:
- a CDS encoding head maturation protease, ClpP-related translates to MDKKWLEIKNKADVTEIYINGDIVSDSNNDGFYEFFDLNNPNVYPLDVANALKEAGEVHVHINSYGGDVFAGLAISNMLKNHKAKTVAYVDGLSASSASIIAFGCNEIVIPSNAYLMIHRVSCGLFGNADDFLKQVEVMEKIEEGIVDTYMEKAVEGVTKEQIYDLMKAETWFTGKDCLNYFDVKVDNNPIYLNKVDTKQKYNHIPESLSNSVKDMELARLEKIKKEIEIELSIGG, encoded by the coding sequence ATGGATAAGAAGTGGTTAGAAATAAAGAATAAAGCAGATGTTACTGAAATTTATATCAATGGAGATATAGTTAGTGATAGTAATAATGATGGTTTTTATGAATTTTTTGATTTAAACAACCCAAACGTATATCCACTAGATGTTGCAAATGCTTTAAAAGAAGCAGGAGAAGTACACGTACATATCAATAGTTATGGTGGAGATGTATTTGCAGGATTGGCAATCTCAAATATGTTAAAAAACCATAAAGCTAAAACAGTTGCTTATGTTGACGGCTTATCAGCAAGTTCAGCCTCTATAATTGCTTTTGGTTGTAATGAAATAGTGATACCTAGCAATGCTTATCTGATGATACATAGAGTTAGTTGTGGATTGTTTGGTAATGCAGATGATTTTTTAAAACAAGTGGAAGTAATGGAAAAAATTGAGGAGGGTATTGTTGATACCTATATGGAAAAAGCTGTTGAGGGTGTAACAAAAGAGCAGATATATGACTTAATGAAAGCTGAAACGTGGTTTACTGGTAAGGATTGTCTAAATTACTTTGATGTAAAAGTAGATAATAACCCTATTTATTTAAACAAAGTAGATACAAAACAAAAATACAATCATATCCCTGAATCTCTAAGTAATAGTGTAAAGGATATGGAATTGGCTAGATTAGAAAAAATAAAAAAAGAGATAGAAATAGAGCTATCAATAGGAGGTTAA
- a CDS encoding phage major capsid protein, which translates to MKKSIEMKKELESIRNEIKALKDEGKIEDAHAKLTAFKELENKIKEVETEEALEAMNEKTQVNVKNEMNANRLFNRVVLGKPITDEERQFLNAVGTPGQVEATDGKGGYLVPVEQFNQIKELRRNKVELKTLCNVQPVKSLSGKQPIEKNSNGELIAFDELNAITMSDIDFGQIEYKVKDYGDIIPVSNTLLADENANLTAYIGKRFVKKAINTENKKIIAELKTLTPKAVADYTGISKALNIDLDPAISENAVIITNQTGFDFLDGLTDKQNRPLLEINLQNTTQKIFKGRKIVVVSDELLPMNTTKAPVFVGDMTEFITFFDREGLELAVSTEAGFTKNATFMRAIERFDIAKVDDKAMVYLELATK; encoded by the coding sequence ATGAAAAAATCAATAGAAATGAAAAAAGAATTAGAATCAATAAGAAATGAAATAAAGGCACTTAAAGATGAGGGTAAAATTGAAGACGCTCACGCAAAATTGACTGCATTTAAAGAATTAGAAAATAAAATTAAAGAAGTGGAAACAGAGGAGGCATTAGAAGCTATGAATGAAAAAACACAAGTAAATGTTAAAAATGAAATGAACGCAAATAGATTATTTAATAGAGTTGTTTTAGGAAAACCTATAACAGATGAAGAAAGACAATTCTTAAACGCTGTAGGTACACCTGGGCAAGTTGAGGCAACTGATGGAAAAGGTGGATATTTAGTACCTGTGGAACAATTTAATCAAATAAAAGAGTTAAGAAGAAATAAAGTTGAATTAAAGACATTATGTAACGTTCAACCTGTTAAATCTTTAAGTGGAAAACAACCAATTGAAAAAAATTCTAATGGTGAATTAATAGCATTTGATGAATTAAACGCTATAACAATGAGTGATATTGATTTCGGACAAATAGAATATAAAGTAAAAGACTATGGAGATATAATCCCTGTATCTAATACATTATTAGCGGACGAAAATGCAAATTTAACTGCTTACATTGGAAAAAGATTTGTTAAAAAAGCTATAAACACAGAAAACAAAAAGATAATTGCTGAATTAAAAACTTTAACACCAAAAGCTGTTGCTGATTACACTGGAATAAGTAAAGCATTAAACATAGATTTAGACCCTGCTATTTCAGAAAATGCTGTAATTATCACTAACCAAACAGGTTTTGATTTCTTAGATGGTTTAACAGATAAACAAAATAGACCATTACTTGAAATAAATTTACAAAATACAACACAAAAAATCTTTAAAGGTAGAAAAATTGTGGTTGTAAGTGATGAATTATTACCAATGAATACAACTAAAGCACCTGTTTTTGTCGGAGATATGACTGAGTTCATAACATTCTTTGATAGAGAGGGGTTAGAGTTAGCTGTATCAACTGAGGCTGGATTTACTAAAAACGCTACATTTATGAGAGCAATTGAAAGATTTGATATTGCTAAAGTTGATGATAAAGCTATGGTTTACTTAGAACTTGC